One Astyanax mexicanus isolate ESR-SI-001 chromosome 3, AstMex3_surface, whole genome shotgun sequence genomic region harbors:
- the si:dkeyp-92c9.2 gene encoding cyclin-dependent kinase 5 activator 1 yields MGTVLSLSPGPRKPGYYDDRPGSLSRYPSLSSRSLNCAQKDHGGLKRGQSIFLPALTWKRLVASTKKRGSSKKAYPGGLTQGAVGAPLNNNNIIYQNQKDPSVLHLNRENVKKSLSCANLSNYDGPAGLGLGMGMGMGMGLGPGLVGYSKPQQLSSVKKVPHGTCAASPKRVIVQASTSELLRCLGEFLCGRCYRLKHLSPADPVLWLRAVDRSLLLQGWQDQAFVTPANVVFVYMLCRDVVDGDLISSEHELQAILLTCLYLSYSYMGNEISYPLKPFLVEAAKEAFWDRCLAIINATSSKMLRINADPHFFTQVFAELKSEGGCGPQDYGRLLDR; encoded by the coding sequence ATGGGCACCGTCCTGTCCCTGTCGCCGGGTCCCCGGAAACCTGGTTACTATGACGACCGGCCAGGCTCCCTCAGCCGCTACCCCAGCTTGAGCAGTCGCTCGCTGAACTGTGCTCAGAAGGACCATGGAGGCCTCAAGCGTGGACAGTCCATCTTCCTGCCGGCTCTGACATGGAAGCGCCTGGTGGCCTCCACCAAAAAGCGGGGCAGCTCTAAAAAAGCTTATCCTGGTGGTTTGACCCAGGGTGCTGTTGGAGCGCcattaaacaacaacaacatcatcTACCAGAACCAGAAGGACCCTTCTGTCCTGCATCTCAACCGAGAAAATGTGAAGAAGTCCCTATCATGTGCTAACCTCTCCAACTACGACGGCCCAGCAGGTCTAGGCCTGGGGATGGGGATGGGCATGGGGATGGGACTTGGGCCTGGCCTGGTAGGCTACAGTAAACCACAGCAGCTTTCTTCAGTCAAGAAGGTCCCTCATGGCACCTGTGCTGCTTCTCCAAAGCGTGTGATTGTTCAGGCGTCTACCAGCGAGCTTCTGCGCTGTCTGGGAGAGTTCCTATGTGGCCGATGCTATCGGCTAAAGCACCTGTCTCCCGCTGACCCTGTTTTGTGGCTTCGGGCTGTGGATCGCTCGCTTCTTCTCCAGGGCTGGCAGGACCAGGCCTTTGTGACCCCAGCTAATGTGGTGTTTGTCTACATGCTTTGCCGCGATGTGGTGGACGGCGACCTCATTTCATCAGAACACGAGCTGCAAGCCATTCTTCTAACCTGCCTCTACCTGTCCTACTCTTACATGGGCAATGAAATCTCATACCCACTAAAACCCTTTTTGGTAGAAGCAGCTAAAGAGGCTTTTTGGGACCGCTGTCTGGCCATCATTAATGCCACGAGCTCTAAAATGCTCCGCATCAATGCAGATCCACATTTCTTCACGCAGGTTTTTGCAGAGCTCAAAAGCGAAGGTGGCTGCGGCCCTCAGGACTACGGACGTCTCTTAGACCGGTGA